A genomic region of Xanthomonas campestris pv. phormiicola contains the following coding sequences:
- a CDS encoding 3-carboxy-cis,cis-muconate cycloisomerase produces MSSSLSLLSPLFGDPAIDALFDDAARLQGMLDVEAALALAEARCGVIPQAAVAPIQAACQAQQYDLAALGQATALAGNPAIPLVKALTAKVEAADAAAARWVHWGATSQDVIDTGSVLQLRAALDALQPKLAALCDAVHALAQRERDTGLPGRTLLQQAVPVTFGLKAAGWLDALQRAQRRLQALREDALVLQFGGAAGTLASLQTQGLAVAQALAQALRLPLPALPWHAARDRIVEVGSAFALLAGTLGKIATDIVLLMQSEVAEAFEPAASGKGGSSAMPHKRNPVGCVAAIAAATRVPGLVSTLYAALPQPHERAAGQWHAEWDTVPEIVRLSAGSLAQMRSVIEGLELDRARMRTHLDSHGGLLYAEAVSVALAATLGKAAAHALVEESARHALQQGRHLREVLAADARVTTVLDDDRLQALFAADSWRGMADVWIDRVLANG; encoded by the coding sequence ATGAGTTCCAGCCTTTCCCTGCTCAGTCCCCTGTTCGGCGACCCCGCCATCGATGCGCTGTTCGACGACGCCGCGCGGTTGCAGGGCATGCTCGATGTCGAAGCGGCGTTGGCGCTGGCCGAGGCGCGCTGCGGAGTGATTCCGCAGGCGGCGGTCGCGCCGATCCAGGCGGCCTGCCAGGCGCAGCAGTACGACCTGGCCGCGCTCGGCCAGGCCACCGCGCTGGCCGGCAATCCGGCCATTCCGCTGGTCAAGGCGCTGACCGCGAAGGTCGAGGCCGCCGATGCGGCGGCCGCGCGCTGGGTGCACTGGGGCGCCACCAGCCAGGATGTGATCGACACCGGCAGCGTGCTGCAACTGCGCGCCGCGCTGGACGCGCTGCAGCCGAAGCTGGCCGCGCTGTGCGATGCCGTGCACGCGCTCGCCCAGCGCGAACGCGACACCGGGTTGCCCGGCCGCACCTTGCTGCAGCAGGCGGTGCCGGTGACGTTCGGACTCAAGGCGGCCGGCTGGCTGGATGCGTTGCAGCGCGCGCAGCGCCGCCTGCAGGCGTTGCGCGAGGACGCGCTGGTACTGCAGTTCGGCGGCGCCGCCGGCACATTGGCCTCGCTGCAGACGCAGGGACTGGCGGTGGCGCAGGCGCTGGCGCAGGCGCTGCGCCTGCCGCTGCCGGCGCTGCCCTGGCATGCCGCGCGCGACCGCATCGTCGAGGTCGGCAGCGCGTTCGCGCTGTTGGCCGGGACCCTGGGCAAGATCGCCACCGACATCGTGCTGCTGATGCAGTCGGAAGTGGCCGAGGCGTTCGAGCCGGCCGCGTCCGGCAAGGGCGGCTCCTCGGCGATGCCGCACAAGCGCAATCCGGTGGGCTGCGTGGCCGCCATCGCCGCGGCCACGCGCGTGCCCGGCCTGGTGTCCACGCTGTACGCGGCCTTGCCGCAGCCGCACGAACGCGCCGCCGGGCAGTGGCATGCCGAGTGGGACACCGTGCCGGAGATCGTGCGCCTGAGCGCCGGCAGCCTGGCGCAGATGCGCAGCGTCATCGAGGGCCTGGAACTGGACCGCGCGCGCATGCGCACGCACCTGGACAGCCATGGCGGGCTGCTCTACGCCGAGGCGGTGTCGGTCGCGCTCGCCGCCACCTTGGGCAAGGCCGCCGCGCACGCGCTGGTGGAGGAATCCGCGCGCCACGCGTTGCAGCAGGGCCGTCATTTGCGCGAGGTGCTGGCGGCCGACGCACGGGTGACCACGGTGCTCGATGACGACCGACTGCAGGCGCTGTTCGCTGCCGATAGCTGGCGCGGCATGGCCGATGTCTGGATCGACCGCGTGCTCGCCAACGGCTGA
- the pcaC gene encoding 4-carboxymuconolactone decarboxylase produces MDEKQRYDAGLQVRKAVLGEEHVQRSLDARTDFTSEFQEFITRTAWGTVWTRDGLPRHTRSLLTLAMMVALGHDEEFKLHVRAARNNGVSADEIKEVLLQAAIYCGVPAANHAFALAKPILEEQAAEG; encoded by the coding sequence ATGGACGAGAAACAACGCTATGACGCCGGACTGCAGGTCCGCAAAGCCGTGCTCGGCGAGGAGCATGTGCAACGCTCGCTGGACGCGCGCACCGACTTCACCAGCGAGTTCCAGGAGTTCATCACCCGCACCGCCTGGGGCACGGTCTGGACCCGCGACGGCCTGCCGCGGCACACGCGTTCGCTGCTGACCCTGGCGATGATGGTCGCGCTCGGCCACGACGAGGAATTCAAACTGCACGTGCGCGCCGCGCGCAACAACGGCGTCAGCGCGGACGAGATCAAGGAAGTGCTGCTGCAGGCGGCGATCTACTGCGGCGTGCCCGCGGCCAACCACGCCTTCGCGCTGGCCAAGCCGATCCTGGAAGAGCAGGCGGCCGAGGGCTGA
- a CDS encoding efflux RND transporter periplasmic adaptor subunit: MAAGCSSTPQPPPPIKVGTLTLTPHSMPVEQTLPGRTVAYEVSDVRPQVNGLLRQRLFTEGQEVQAGQVLYQIDPAPYQAAYDTARGQLAQAQAAVIAARPKAERYRTLVEQDAASKQDADDALAALKEAEANVVAAQASLQAARINLDYTRVTAPISGTIGTSAYTAGALVTAQQDAALTRIQRLDPIYLDVSQSSMQMLALREQLDAGQIKAADGRISVRVRLEDGTFYPHPGTLQFVGTSVDPGTGGVTLRVVIPNPQHLLLPGLYLRALLPLASDPSAILVPQQAVTRDSKGEPLVKLLDAHNRVVERRIRTGDAVGHDWVVQAGLKPGERLIVVNGSRAEIGKPATPYVVSAAQLEAAPAVPGDAQAD, encoded by the coding sequence ATGGCGGCGGGGTGTTCGTCCACGCCGCAACCGCCGCCGCCGATCAAGGTCGGCACGCTCACGCTGACCCCGCACAGCATGCCGGTGGAGCAGACGCTGCCGGGACGCACCGTGGCCTACGAAGTCTCCGACGTGCGGCCGCAGGTCAACGGTCTGCTGCGGCAACGGCTGTTCACCGAGGGCCAGGAAGTCCAGGCCGGGCAGGTGCTGTACCAGATCGATCCGGCGCCGTACCAGGCCGCCTACGACACGGCGCGCGGGCAGCTCGCCCAGGCCCAGGCCGCCGTGATCGCGGCGCGTCCCAAGGCCGAGCGCTACCGCACCCTGGTCGAGCAGGACGCGGCCAGCAAACAGGATGCCGACGACGCGCTGGCCGCGTTGAAGGAAGCCGAAGCCAACGTGGTGGCGGCGCAGGCGTCCTTGCAGGCGGCGCGGATCAATCTCGACTACACCCGCGTGACGGCGCCGATCTCCGGCACCATCGGCACCTCGGCCTATACCGCCGGCGCGCTGGTGACCGCGCAGCAGGACGCGGCCCTGACCAGGATCCAGCGGCTGGACCCGATCTACCTGGACGTGAGCCAGTCCAGCATGCAGATGCTGGCCTTGCGCGAGCAGCTCGACGCGGGCCAGATCAAGGCCGCCGACGGCAGGATCTCGGTGCGGGTGCGGCTGGAGGACGGCACCTTCTATCCGCATCCCGGCACCCTGCAGTTCGTCGGAACCTCGGTCGATCCCGGCACCGGCGGTGTCACCCTGCGCGTGGTCATCCCCAATCCGCAGCATCTGCTGCTGCCCGGCCTGTACCTGCGCGCGCTGCTGCCATTGGCCAGCGACCCGAGCGCGATCCTGGTGCCGCAGCAGGCGGTGACCCGCGACAGCAAGGGCGAGCCGCTGGTGAAGCTGCTCGACGCGCACAACCGGGTGGTGGAGCGGCGGATCCGCACTGGCGACGCGGTGGGCCACGACTGGGTGGTGCAGGCCGGGCTGAAGCCGGGCGAGCGGCTGATCGTGGTCAACGGCAGCCGCGCCGAGATCGGCAAGCCCGCCACGCCGTACGTCGTCAGCGCGGCCCAGCTCGAGGCCGCGCCCGCGGTGCCGGGCGACGCCCAGGCCGACTGA
- the pcaD gene encoding 3-oxoadipate enol-lactonase: protein MPFLDLPSHRLHYRLDGSAGKPWLTFCNSLGTDLHMWDAQIDALAPHYRLLRYDRRGHGGSGVPAGPYRVDDLGGDVLALWDALRIERSHFCGLSIGGLTGQWLGLHAGARLERLVVSATAQKIGSEDSWRARIAQVQAEGLTALAAATRGRWFTPAFAARCPQRLDEIIATFLATSPEGYAACCHAVASADFRGRLGALAAPLLAIAGDDDPVCPPQDLREIAAAVQDGRAAQVPGRHICNVESAQAFNQCLIEFLHAS from the coding sequence ATGCCGTTTCTCGATCTGCCCAGCCATCGCCTGCACTACCGCCTCGACGGCAGCGCCGGCAAGCCGTGGCTGACCTTCTGCAATTCGCTGGGCACCGACCTGCACATGTGGGACGCGCAGATCGACGCACTGGCGCCGCACTACCGCCTGCTGCGCTACGACCGTCGCGGACATGGCGGCTCCGGCGTGCCGGCCGGCCCCTATCGCGTCGACGATCTCGGCGGCGACGTGCTGGCGCTGTGGGATGCGCTGCGGATCGAACGCAGCCATTTCTGCGGGCTGTCGATCGGCGGCCTGACCGGGCAGTGGCTGGGCCTGCACGCCGGCGCACGCCTGGAGCGCCTGGTGGTGAGCGCCACGGCGCAGAAGATCGGCAGCGAGGACAGTTGGCGGGCTCGCATCGCGCAGGTTCAGGCCGAGGGCCTGACTGCACTGGCGGCGGCGACGCGCGGGCGCTGGTTCACCCCGGCCTTCGCCGCGCGGTGTCCGCAGCGGCTGGACGAGATCATCGCCACCTTCCTCGCCACCTCGCCCGAAGGCTATGCGGCGTGCTGCCACGCCGTGGCCAGCGCCGACTTCCGCGGGCGGCTCGGCGCGCTGGCGGCGCCGCTGCTGGCGATCGCCGGCGACGACGATCCGGTGTGCCCGCCGCAGGACCTGCGCGAGATCGCCGCGGCGGTGCAGGACGGCCGTGCTGCGCAGGTGCCCGGCCGTCACATCTGCAATGTGGAGTCCGCGCAGGCGTTCAACCAATGCCTGATCGAGTTTCTGCATGCCTCCTAG
- a CDS encoding serine protein kinase RIO, whose amino-acid sequence MKTPQGLQPLIEDGVIDSVLRPLKSGKEAAVYVVQAGAEVLCAKVYKDMAQRSFQARVQYQEGRKVRGSRQARAMGKATKFGRREQEAAWKDTEANTLYQLVDAGVHVPQPRGYFHGVLLMDLVTDADGQSAPRLGEVELEPEQARAFHAQLVGDVVKMLCLGLVHGDLSEYNVLVAAEGPVLIDFPQVVSAAGNNAARDMLLRDVHNLRDCLGRFAPELNETHYGEEMWALYEQGELRPDSPLSGRFVFDTRRADVRAVRDSIEDARQEAIIRQQGREAAADED is encoded by the coding sequence ATGAAAACCCCCCAGGGCCTGCAGCCGCTGATCGAGGACGGCGTCATCGACAGCGTGCTGCGCCCGCTCAAGAGTGGCAAGGAGGCCGCCGTGTATGTGGTCCAGGCCGGCGCCGAGGTGCTGTGCGCCAAGGTCTACAAGGACATGGCGCAGCGCAGCTTCCAGGCGCGCGTGCAGTACCAGGAAGGGCGCAAGGTGCGCGGCAGCCGACAGGCGCGGGCGATGGGCAAGGCGACCAAGTTCGGCCGCCGCGAGCAGGAAGCCGCCTGGAAGGACACCGAGGCCAACACCCTGTACCAGCTGGTGGACGCCGGCGTGCACGTGCCGCAGCCGCGCGGCTATTTCCACGGCGTGCTGCTGATGGATCTGGTCACCGATGCCGACGGGCAGAGCGCGCCGCGGCTGGGCGAGGTGGAGCTGGAGCCGGAGCAGGCGCGCGCCTTCCATGCGCAGCTGGTCGGCGACGTGGTGAAGATGCTGTGCCTGGGCCTGGTGCACGGCGACCTGTCCGAATACAACGTGCTGGTCGCCGCCGAGGGCCCGGTGCTGATCGATTTCCCGCAGGTGGTCAGCGCCGCCGGCAACAACGCCGCGCGCGACATGCTGCTGCGCGACGTGCACAACCTGCGCGATTGCCTCGGCCGCTTTGCCCCGGAACTCAACGAAACCCATTACGGCGAAGAGATGTGGGCGTTGTACGAGCAGGGCGAATTGCGCCCGGACAGCCCGCTCAGCGGCCGCTTCGTGTTCGACACCCGCCGTGCCGACGTGCGCGCGGTGCGCGACTCGATCGAGGACGCGCGGCAGGAAGCGATCATCCGCCAGCAGGGCCGCGAGGCCGCGGCGGACGAGGACTGA
- a CDS encoding membrane-bound PQQ-dependent dehydrogenase, glucose/quinate/shikimate family: MNTKSDVSALGRGLLWVVGLLLVLIGGVLLVGGLRLATEGGSWYFLLMGLATLAAGILVIARRPAGAVLYAAAFVGTLAWALWEVGLAFWPLVSRLVAPAVLALLVALLWPTLRRSRRQPAGRGAYALSALLVAGLAATAAYAFVPRPIVQASADAPVTPVAPGAAQKDWMHWGNTVAGTRFAALDQINRDNIGQLQVAWTTRTGDVPTSNGFGAEDQATPLQIGDTVYVCTPHNQVFALDADSGQKRWSFDPKATAPNWQRCRGLGYYDADSAATATAPAAAGDNLMPAPAAAAPAATPALCRRRILMNTVDARLFALDAQTGTPCADFGQDGVVDLKAGMGEVKPGFYTLTAAPLIAGNLIVIGGRVADNIEVGEPSGVVRAFDVRSGKLVWAWDLAKETPDTPLDPIIHYTRATPNVWTSMAYDPALGLIYLPTGNTTPDAWGGERTPQDDKYSSSVVALEAATGRVRWHYQTVRHDLWDYDLPAQPTLADVPDGKGGSVPALLQVTKAGQIFMLNRATGQPLAQVQEVAAPQGKADGERYAATQPLSTGMPQIGTGTLTEADMWGATPIDQMLCRIHFKQMRYDGMYTPPGEDLALQWPGSLGGMNWGSAALDPTTGYLFVNDMRIGLWTKLIPRRQMESQKAGGVEMGAASQTGTPYGSLRDRFVSKLGIPCQKPPYGTLSAIDLATRKLVWQVPVGTVQDTGPLGIKMRLPIPIGMPTLGGALATQSGLLFFAGTQDYYLRGFDSHTGKEIWKARLPVGSQGTPMTYVSPKSGRQYIVVTAGGARQSPDRGDYVIAYALPGKH, encoded by the coding sequence GTGAATACGAAATCGGATGTCTCGGCCTTGGGCCGCGGACTGCTTTGGGTGGTGGGCCTGCTGCTGGTGCTGATCGGCGGCGTGCTGCTGGTCGGCGGCCTGCGCCTGGCCACGGAGGGCGGCAGCTGGTACTTCCTGCTGATGGGGCTGGCCACGCTGGCCGCCGGCATTCTGGTGATCGCGCGCCGGCCCGCCGGCGCCGTGCTGTATGCCGCGGCCTTCGTCGGCACGCTGGCCTGGGCGCTGTGGGAAGTGGGGCTGGCGTTCTGGCCGCTGGTCTCGCGCCTGGTCGCGCCGGCGGTGCTGGCGCTGCTGGTGGCCCTGCTGTGGCCCACGCTGCGCCGCAGCCGCCGGCAGCCGGCTGGACGCGGCGCCTATGCGCTGTCCGCGCTGCTGGTGGCCGGCCTGGCCGCCACCGCGGCCTATGCCTTCGTACCGCGCCCGATCGTACAGGCCAGCGCCGATGCGCCCGTCACGCCGGTAGCGCCGGGCGCTGCGCAGAAGGACTGGATGCACTGGGGCAACACCGTGGCCGGCACCCGCTTCGCCGCACTGGACCAGATCAACCGCGACAACATCGGCCAGTTGCAGGTGGCGTGGACCACCCGCACCGGCGACGTGCCGACCAGCAACGGCTTCGGCGCCGAGGACCAGGCCACGCCGCTGCAGATCGGCGACACCGTGTACGTGTGCACCCCGCACAACCAGGTGTTCGCGCTGGATGCCGACAGCGGACAGAAGCGCTGGTCGTTCGACCCCAAGGCCACCGCGCCGAACTGGCAACGCTGCCGCGGCCTGGGCTACTACGACGCAGACAGCGCAGCGACCGCAACCGCGCCGGCGGCCGCCGGCGACAACCTGATGCCGGCGCCCGCTGCTGCAGCGCCAGCGGCAACACCGGCGCTGTGCCGCCGCCGCATCCTGATGAACACGGTCGATGCGCGCCTGTTCGCGCTCGACGCGCAGACCGGCACGCCCTGCGCCGACTTCGGCCAGGACGGCGTGGTCGACCTCAAGGCCGGCATGGGCGAGGTGAAGCCCGGCTTCTATACCCTGACCGCGGCGCCGCTGATCGCCGGCAACCTGATCGTGATCGGCGGCCGCGTGGCCGACAACATCGAGGTCGGCGAGCCCTCGGGCGTGGTCCGCGCCTTCGACGTGCGCAGCGGCAAGCTGGTGTGGGCCTGGGACCTGGCCAAGGAAACCCCGGACACCCCGCTGGACCCGATCATCCACTACACCCGCGCCACCCCGAACGTGTGGACCTCGATGGCCTACGATCCGGCGCTGGGCCTGATCTACCTGCCCACCGGCAACACCACCCCGGATGCCTGGGGCGGCGAGCGCACGCCGCAGGACGACAAGTACAGCTCCTCGGTGGTGGCGCTGGAAGCGGCGACCGGGCGCGTGCGCTGGCACTACCAGACCGTGCGCCACGACCTGTGGGACTACGACCTGCCGGCGCAGCCGACCCTGGCCGACGTGCCCGACGGCAAGGGCGGCAGCGTGCCCGCGCTGCTGCAGGTGACCAAGGCCGGGCAGATCTTCATGCTCAATCGCGCTACCGGCCAGCCGTTGGCGCAGGTGCAGGAGGTGGCCGCACCGCAAGGCAAGGCCGACGGCGAGCGCTACGCGGCGACCCAGCCGCTGTCCACCGGCATGCCGCAGATCGGCACCGGGACACTGACCGAAGCCGACATGTGGGGCGCCACCCCGATCGACCAGATGCTGTGCCGCATCCACTTCAAGCAGATGCGCTACGACGGCATGTACACCCCGCCGGGCGAGGACCTGGCGCTGCAGTGGCCGGGCTCGCTGGGCGGCATGAACTGGGGCAGCGCCGCGCTGGACCCGACCACCGGCTACCTGTTCGTCAACGACATGCGCATCGGCCTGTGGACCAAGCTGATCCCGCGCCGGCAGATGGAGAGCCAGAAGGCCGGCGGCGTGGAGATGGGCGCGGCCTCGCAGACCGGCACCCCGTACGGCTCGCTGCGCGACCGCTTCGTCTCCAAGCTCGGTATCCCGTGCCAGAAGCCGCCGTACGGCACCCTGTCGGCGATCGACCTGGCCACCCGCAAGCTGGTCTGGCAGGTGCCGGTGGGCACCGTGCAGGACACCGGTCCGCTCGGGATCAAGATGCGCCTGCCGATCCCGATCGGCATGCCGACCCTGGGCGGCGCGCTGGCCACCCAGTCCGGCCTGCTGTTCTTCGCCGGCACCCAAGACTACTACCTGCGCGGCTTCGACAGCCACACCGGCAAGGAAATCTGGAAGGCGCGGCTGCCGGTCGGCAGCCAGGGCACGCCGATGACCTATGTCTCGCCCAAAAGCGGCCGCCAGTACATCGTGGTCACCGCCGGCGGCGCGCGGCAGTCGCCGGATCGCGGCGACTACGTGATCGCCTACGCCTTGCCGGGCAAGCACTGA
- a CDS encoding alpha/beta hydrolase: protein MAQVRADDGQVLAVWSRLPAQPRGTILLVHGRTWSSLPNFDLQVPGEPADTRSVLAALAGAGYAAYALDLRGYGASARDRSGWNTPARAVADVGEVLAWIARQHPPLPPPALLGYSNGARVALLVAQAQPQALSALVLYGFPDDVDAPAAAEPVAARPPRARTTAEAAGSDFVTAGAAPPAVRAAYVAQALAADPVRSDWRAQEQFAYRPEQVAAMPVLLLRGVDDPLATQAENAHLYLRLRSADRSWVTLPHADHVAHVEDVHAAWVDAVVGFLRRPR, encoded by the coding sequence ATGGCGCAGGTGCGCGCCGACGACGGCCAGGTGCTCGCGGTCTGGTCGCGGCTGCCGGCGCAGCCGCGCGGCACGATCCTGCTGGTGCACGGCCGCACCTGGAGTTCGCTGCCCAATTTCGACCTGCAGGTGCCGGGCGAGCCGGCCGATACGCGGTCGGTGCTGGCGGCGCTGGCCGGCGCCGGCTATGCGGCCTATGCGCTGGACCTGCGCGGCTACGGCGCCAGCGCGCGCGACCGCAGCGGCTGGAACACGCCGGCGCGCGCGGTTGCCGACGTCGGCGAGGTGCTGGCCTGGATCGCGCGCCAGCACCCGCCGCTGCCGCCGCCGGCGCTGCTGGGCTACTCCAACGGTGCGCGGGTCGCGTTGCTGGTCGCCCAGGCGCAACCGCAGGCGCTGTCGGCGTTGGTGCTGTACGGCTTTCCCGACGACGTCGATGCGCCCGCCGCTGCCGAGCCGGTGGCGGCGCGGCCGCCGCGGGCGCGCACCACCGCCGAGGCCGCCGGCTCGGACTTCGTCACCGCCGGCGCCGCGCCGCCGGCGGTGCGCGCGGCCTATGTGGCGCAGGCGCTGGCCGCCGACCCGGTACGCAGCGACTGGCGCGCGCAGGAACAGTTCGCCTACCGCCCCGAGCAGGTCGCGGCGATGCCGGTGCTGTTGCTGCGCGGGGTCGACGATCCGCTCGCCACCCAGGCAGAGAACGCGCATCTGTACCTGCGCCTGCGCAGCGCGGACCGCAGCTGGGTCACGCTGCCACATGCCGACCACGTCGCCCACGTGGAGGACGTGCATGCGGCCTGGGTGGATGCGGTGGTCGGGTTCCTGCGCCGGCCGCGCTGA
- a CDS encoding helix-turn-helix domain-containing protein, with protein sequence MAASPAPAGRRKAGPGSPPAERGLTHELMQQIDGLQGDPDFMTSLARGLAVLSVFAQHAREVTMSQISTETGISRAAVRRVLYTLAKLGYVGEQGRGYVLLPRVLGIGGAYVASSSMTAAAQPVLDALRDAAHESCSLGVLDGDDLLYIARAETVRIMSIGLRAGSRLPAYCTSMGRVLLAALPHDTLESYLERNPLRPRTERTVTGQREFLETLARVRREDVSLIDQELEIGLRSIAVPVRNRRGEVIAALNIGTQAGRVSLQAMQTQLLPPLKDAAQRLGGLLS encoded by the coding sequence ATGGCCGCTTCCCCCGCTCCCGCAGGCCGGCGCAAGGCCGGCCCCGGTTCGCCGCCCGCCGAGCGCGGGCTCACCCACGAGCTGATGCAGCAGATCGACGGGCTGCAGGGCGACCCGGACTTCATGACCTCGCTGGCGCGCGGCCTGGCCGTGCTCAGCGTGTTCGCGCAGCACGCGCGCGAAGTCACCATGTCGCAGATCAGCACCGAGACCGGCATCTCGCGCGCGGCGGTACGGCGCGTGCTCTACACCCTGGCCAAGCTCGGCTATGTCGGCGAACAGGGCCGCGGCTACGTGCTGCTGCCGCGCGTGCTGGGCATCGGCGGCGCCTACGTGGCGTCCTCGTCGATGACCGCCGCCGCACAACCGGTGCTGGACGCGCTGCGCGACGCGGCGCACGAATCCTGCTCGCTGGGCGTGCTCGACGGCGACGACCTGCTGTACATCGCCCGCGCCGAGACCGTGCGCATCATGTCGATCGGGCTGCGCGCCGGCAGCCGGCTGCCAGCCTATTGCACCTCGATGGGCCGGGTGCTGCTGGCGGCGCTGCCGCACGACACCCTGGAAAGCTACCTGGAACGCAATCCGCTGCGCCCGCGCACCGAGCGCACCGTCACCGGCCAGCGCGAGTTCCTGGAGACGCTGGCGCGGGTGCGCCGCGAGGACGTTTCGCTGATCGACCAGGAGCTGGAGATCGGCCTGCGCTCGATCGCGGTGCCGGTGCGCAACCGCCGCGGCGAGGTCATCGCCGCGCTCAACATCGGCACCCAGGCCGGCCGGGTGAGCCTGCAGGCGATGCAGACGCAGTTGCTGCCGCCGCTGAAGGACGCCGCGCAGCGCCTGGGCGGCCTGCTCAGCTGA